One window from the genome of Dermacentor silvarum isolate Dsil-2018 chromosome 7, BIME_Dsil_1.4, whole genome shotgun sequence encodes:
- the LOC119459474 gene encoding papilin-like, which produces MFNRTICGGGANDFVTEERCQAICLRKHRPLCSLQPKPGKCLVVKLRWYFDDSSNSCREFANDRCGTNDNAFVSMRKCMERCSYMKAATGSITIQHTTQNQRPTQNKTGESGLANLILTS; this is translated from the exons ATGTTCAACCGTACCATTTGCGGCGGCGGCGCCAACGATTTTGTGACAGAAGAGAGGTGCCAGGCCATTTGCCTAC gAAAGCACAGACCATTGTGCAGCTTGCAGCCAAAGCCTGGAAAGTGCCTGGTTGTCAAACTACGCTGGTACTTTGACGACTCCAGTAACAGCTGTCGCGAATTCGCAAATGATCGTTGTGGCACAAATGACAATGCATTTGTATCGATGCGAAAATGTATGGAAAGATGCAGCT ATATGAAAGCTGCGACGGGATCCATAACTATCCAGCACACTACACAGAATCAGCGGCCAACACAGAATAAAACTGGCGAATCTGGCCTCGCAAACCTCATACTTACTTCATGA